DNA sequence from the Pedobacter schmidteae genome:
TAACTGTAACCAACCTTAGCGGGGCGGCCACTTTAAAGTATACGCTTCCTTCAGATCCTGATGTACTGTATGTAAAAGCAGTGTACAAGACTAAACAGGGTGTAGAAAGAGAAACCAAGGTAAGTTACTACAACAATACCATAACGGTTGTTGGCTTTGCAGACACCGATCCGTATGAAGTAAAATTATATGCAGTAGATAAAGGCGGAAATGTATCACAACCTACATCGGTTACAGTTAACCCGCTAACACCACCCTATAAACTGATCCGCGATGGATTACAAGTTGCAGCTAATTTTGGCGGGATAGATGTTAGTTTTCAAAACGCTAACGGAGGTGATATAGCAATGGTAGTGTTAATGAACAATGCCTTAGGGGAGTTTGCCCCCATCAATACCAATTATACCAATTTAAAACAGGGTACATTTGTCACCAGAGACCTAAAAGCAGTTGAAACAAAGTTTGGTGTTTATGTACGAGATCGGTGGGGCAATATTTCTGATACCTTAAGAGTAACCCTTACGCCTATATTCGAGGTTAAGTTGGACCGTACATTGATGAAAGCGTTAACTTTATCAACCAATACAGATGCGGCTTTGGGTTATGGTGGGACGGTAGGTGGTCTTTTTGATGGGAGTGTAACTGGTGGACATTACCATACCGGCGATGGTGGCACAATGCCTAAATGGGTTACTTACGATATGGGTGTAACCGCTAAGCTAAGCCGCATGGCCTGGTGGATGAGACAAGGGTATTATTTTGACCTGCACAGTCCAAGAAAAGTAGAAATATGGGGCTCTAACAATCCTGCCCAGGATGGAAGTTTTAACGGTTGGACATTGTTAACGACTTATGAACAAATTAAACCTTCTGGCTTGCCACCTGGACAATTAAGTACAGCAGATAAAGAGGCTGCCGATGCAGGCGAAACCATTCCTATTCCATTAGCTGCGCCTGCTGTAAGGTATATCAGGTTTAAAACACTAAGTAATTGGTCTGCAGGAACTTATGTGCAGATTTTTGAAATCGCTATGTGGGGAAACCCGCAATAGAAGCATTGACAGAATGATAATCAGTTAAATAAATTAAATCATGGAAAAGATAAAATATTTGATTTATCCTTTTCTTATTGTAGTAGGATTATGTGTAATCTCTTGTACAAAGGAAAACGATTATAAAAAATTTACAAAAGATGGAGAACGTGCTTATCCGGGAAGGCCAGATACGATCATTGTTCAAGCAGGAAATAAACGGATTCGATTAAGAGTCGTTTTGGGCCCAGACCCTGCAATTACAAAAATAAAAACTTATTGGAACAGCAAAGCCGATTCTTTAGAAATCCCAGTGGTAAGAACCAATGGTGACACTGTAAATATAATTACTGATAAACACTTAAACGAGGGTACGAATAATTTCGAAGTGTATACCTATAACAATAAGGGCGACATGTCTGTAGTATCAAATGTAGCCGGTAATATGTATAGCGACAACTACCTGGCCACAGTAACAAACAGGTCTGTCGCTTCAGTTCAAATAAGCTATACACAGGGTGTTACTATTACCTGGGGTGCAGTTATAACAGGTGAACAACATATAGAAATAAATTACACCGATGCAGCTGGGGCAGCTAAATCGCTTATAGTTCCTTCTAAGCAAACCACAACACTGATACCTAACTATAAAGCAGGAACTGATATTACTTATCGTTCTATATATGCTCCAGAGCCGAATACTTTTGATGTATTCTCAGTCGCTTCCAGCAAGGTAAATATGATCAAGGCAACATACTCTGCAACTGCAACAGGTTACTTATACCATCCTAGTGGCCCAAGAGCACTTGGTGCTGTAAAAGCGATGGTTCCAAATGGTACAAATGGTATGCTTATAGATGTAGGCGATTTAGGTGGTAGTGGTTACAAAGCTTTAATCGTTATTAATCCCGATAATACCTTAACCATTACGGCTGCACCAGGCTCGGCAGGAGCGCCGTTTACAATGTTTACTTCGGGCTTGCCGAGTCCCTATGTAGCTGCGTGGGTAGGGTCTTCTTTATGTAATAACACCTATGATCCGGTTACCCGTACCTATAAAGTAAGGTATGGGTACGGTGCGGCGGGAGCTTATCGTGTTATAGAAGAATTCCTTGTACTAAACTAATTTTTACCGGCATTTGAAATGGCCGTGGTATTGAGATCAAGATGATTAAGCCTTTTTAACTACCATTCAGATTTTGGTTTGAATGGTAGTTAAACTATTAAGTCATGTCGGACATATACGGATCAACAACTTTTTGGTGCTTAAAGAGCGGTTGGTATGGACACAAACTTCAGATTTTATTGAAACATCTAAAGGGTCAAATAATGGCTCCGTGGCTAAATTATATGAAATTCCCCCCCCCCATATCCTTCACAATTTTCTAATCGATCCGAATGGGAAAATTATTGGACGACGGCTTACAGTATAAGTTTGAAAACTATTTAAGAAGTTTTATGTTTTAATGGAAGTGTTGTTCTATAAATGGGTAGTATTCAGGTTTATTGTGTGTTGAGTTTGATCTTTTGTTATAAAATTTTACAAATACAAAAGTTATGGGGTATCATGAATGGAAATCATGAATTGATGCATGTCTGAAGTGCGTAGTAATTTGTAACGATTGCGCAAGTTCTTGTACCAAAGAAGAAGATGTAAAAATGATGGCAGCCTGTATTGACTTGGATTTGCAATGCGCGGTGATTTGTTATGCTACAGCACAATTGATGAGCTTGGGAAGTCCTTGAGCGAAAAACTTATGTAAAATTTGTGGGGAGATTTGTAATGCCTGCGGAACAGAAGGTGGTAAACACAATACTGAGCATTGTGAGGAATGTGCAGAAGCTTTTTCTCTGTGCAGAGGAATGTAGAAATATGACGGGCTTAATGCACCTTTAATAATTATAGCTATGAAAAAGCATGAAAAAAGGAGTCATGACACAGATAAACCGCTTGTTAAAACGCAAAAGGAAATTTACCTAAAAATAAAAAGCTTCAAACTGACAAACCACTTGCCGAAAAGGATGAAGTAAAGCAAGCAGAAGAAGAGCAACGTAAATGTATGCAAGGCGAAAATTCTTAATTACAATAATTATGTGGTTATAGCGGAGGATATTGCCATAGCCAAAGCAAAAGAGTATTTAAAAAATGGCAAATTTGCAGGCTTTATCCTGGAAGACAGAGTCAAAGAATACGAAGCTGAACTTGCGAAATACAAGGAGAAAATCAACTAAAGTTTGTTTATCACTAGTAAAAATCATCTCTTTTTACTGATTTTTGAAATCATCTGGGTGATTCATACAGATCATTTCAATAACTTTATGTTAAAATGATGGAAAAACCTCTGGTTTTACCGCATTCTAACATAATTAACAACAATGAACAATGAAATCAAAAAACGCCTCGAATGGGTAAAGCTTTATGAGGCCATTGGTAATTGTTCGTCCTGAATTTACTTGTCGTTTTGCTCTAATATGAATCAACTTTACAATACCCAATCGTTCCCTAGATTAAAACCTTCTTGCCCGATGCCGGTTAAGACTTGGTCACCTACTAGGCTGTCTCTGATGCTCTATATGGAACCAGAACAGCTCAAGGGATATGATGATAAAGACTTTTTGAAATTGCTGATTGAAAAAGTACCACAAATAAAACAAATAGAGCAACTGGTAAAGGGCTTTAAACATCTTTTTGTTGCTAAAGAAGATGGGCTATTAAAAATGGATTGAAGAGGCGCTAAAATCAGAGTGCGGACTGAAGAACTTTGCCAAAAATCTATTGAAAGACTATGAGGCAGTAAATAATGCAGTATTAACACACATAAGCAACGGACAAGTGGAAGGCCAGGTAAACCGAATAAAAAATATCAAGAGAAAAATGTACGGCAGGGCAGGTTTTCAATTGTTGAGAAAAATGGTTCTCGCCAAGTCAGCATAATTCACCAAAAGTGACGAAGAACCAGTTTCATCGGAATATGCAACCAAGCTCCAGCAACAATATAAAGGAAAGGTCACCATTATTGGATCAAACATTATGGAAGACTTCGGCAAAGGAAAAAATATACCTTACTCTGCTAATCTACCTGTGATAGAGAAATTTGTGAAGGAAAATAGCGTCAACATGGAATATTCAATATTGGTAGACAGCGACGATAGGTATATGGAAAGCAAATGGATGACCGCATCTGGTCAAAGAGGCATTCCGACAACGTTTATTGTTAAAAATCAAAAGCTGATGTAGTTAGGTGGCCCCGATCAACTTGATGCTACATTGACTAAAATTTTAGAAGGAAGCTTTAGTGTTGATAGATTTAAAGCTGCTATACAAAGCCAAGATGAGGCATCAAAAAAGCGTAATGATGATCTAATTGAGGCTATGACGCCTATCCATAAGGCATTGTTAGCGAAAGATTTGGATAAAGCGATTGGAATGCTCGCCGAATTGAGAGTTAAAAGACCAGAGTTTGTTACTGAATGTGATGGTGCAGAGTTGTATGCCTTATTGGAATATGGTAGCGAGGCAGCCGTGATGGACTTTGGGAATAAATGGCAAGCACGAAACAAAGCCATAGCGCCAAAAGTAATTCTAACCGCAGCTATGCGTGATTGCGAGTAAGCGTATCGCGATGTGGGCAGCACATATTTATGAGCGCAATGGCGTAGAAGAATTAAATAGTTTTGATCTTAATGACTTAGCAAAAGTTTTTGCAAAAGCAGAAGACTATAAAAAAGCGATAATGCATCAGGAAAAAGCTGTTAAATTAGCCGAAGCTGCCCTCGAAAAAAATAAGACAGGCACTGTGACCCCAACTATAATTGACCGGTTCAAGCAGGCGCTTGTAAAATATAAAGGTATGCAGTAATGACCAAATTTGCTTTCCTCCCCGAGGATCTGAAATTTGAAATAAGTCATTAGCTCATGAAAATTAATCTAAAAAAGTGCTGCCATTTGGTCTGGTTCAGCACTTTTTTTGCCTTTTTCTGACAACATGCAAGATATGTAACCATTAGCTTTTTTTCTTTTCATTACTGATATAGGTAGCATTTAACATATTGATCAGCTGGCCGTACAAGTATAACATATCTGCATTTTCTGGTCCTTCGGCAAAATCGACCGAATTGTTCACCCAACCTTTATAGAGTTCCCAAAGTTTATCTCTCACCTCGTGAAGTTCGTTATTATCAAAAAAATCAGCTATAACCATTTCGGGGTTGTTCAGTTCCGTAGCTGATAGGGTGTTAGGCTGGTAGTTCAGTTTTTTCATTATTTCTTCCATAATTCTGTAGTTTATTTTCTATTGATGAATTTATATACGGTTCTTAGTTGATCTTCAAAAAGCTTGAAATACATATCATAATGTAGCTTTAAAACCAGCAACTTATAATCTGTTTCAGCAAAAAATGCCAATACACTACAGTCAGTTATCGAGTTTAACAGGTAATGCTCATTTGGTTTTTCAGCCGTTGCTACAAAGAAAAAGGGATCAAAATGATTCGGTAACTGATAGGCTTTTCCCTCTATCCAAACCAATAACTCTAAGGCGTAATGGTCTGGATGTTCTTTCCATAAAATACAAAGTTCTACTTTGCTGTTGTTAAAGGTGCAGGGTGTTAACCTGCTCTTTACTGGATTCTCTGATACTTCCTGCATCCCACGAGTGTAAAAATGGTAAGTGTGGTCTTTGAGATGTAGCAAGGGATAAGTCAGCTTCCATAACTTGAAGAGTGTGGTAAAGTTCTCTATATTTAGCTGCCTAATTTCAGCTTCAGATAATTCAGCAATTCCTTCATAAGTAGATCTGACCGTGGCAAGGGTAATCATTGAAAAACAGATCTCATTCAGTTGCTTTTCTTCGGGGCTAAGTTTATAAGCGGCAGATAGTTTCGTGTAATCAAAAATATGTCGGGTAAATAGTTTGATAGTAGTCTTGGCTTTATTTAAGATACCTTGATAGGGTATTAAAAAAGGAAAATGATTAATAGCCCTGAAATGATAAAAAGGTGTTGCCAGTAAATTGTAGCTGATTATTTTTTCCCGGTCATAGGTTAATTTTTTTGGTTTGGGTTCATAGGTGCTTTGTATTTCGATTACATCCTTCTCGATCTTTGGCAGGAATTGCCCCGGCTTAAATAAACCTTGCAGGTGATCTCTGGATAGCACTTCCAAACCAGTTTTTGATGGTAATAATTTTAGAAATTTCTTTTGCAGTTCCCCGCCTCCCAAATCCGGCCAATAGTAGTCATAAAATCCTGATCTGATATGTGCTTCCATTAGCCGATATACGGTACAGTAGGCATATCTGCTTAAAAAACTTTCATTTGTACCTACACTACAACTGATCAGTAATTCCGTAGGCGTTACTTTGATATAGACCTGCTCCATGATGTGGTCTATCGTTACGGCCAAAGTCCAGAATTCATGTTCAAAAGCCATTTTTTTGATAGCAATGTCTAAATATGGCTTTTTTGGTATTCTGAAATCGGTATATTGGTTTAAGGTAACCGTCTCAACTTTAAACGTTCCGGCTTTAAAAGGAAGCCTACAAAATGGGGGGGACAAAAATGATGGTGTATTTTCCTTAATCATAATAAACCCCACTTTCTTTTTTGAGTGTTCTGGAAGTTTCTGCTTGCTGATCAAGTATGGTAATCTTTTGTTTGCACATTTCTTTGGTAAAGTGTGCGAAAGTGGTGGTTTTTATAAATAATTTGCTAAGGTCATCTTCTGAAACAGGATAAGTAATTCCAAATCCAGCCTCCGAGTAGGTTCTAATTAGCAGATCAAATAACTTCTTATCGGATTCATTTAACAGCCAAAGCCGTTGTGGTTCATTTGAAAAACTACAACATAGGTCAATAAGAACATATAAACTTCGTAGTTGCATAGGACAGGAAAGATGCAGACTGATTAGTAACTCAGTACAATGCTTTACAGTATGATAGAGCATCATTATACATATGGAATACTGTTGGTTTTTAATACAATGCGTCGCTCCCGCAAGGAAACCATCTATGAGTTGGATGTAATGCAGGTATTTCTTTTCAGCCTTTCTTAACATATTTGCAGGGCTTGGATTTTGCGCAAAACAGAAAAGTTGCTGTGGTTTGAATTTCCAGGTTAATAGTCTGATTAGTCTTTTAAAGGACTTTGAGTGTTCACTGGCGATTGACAAAGGTTGCATTTCCATATTGGTCTCATTTAATTGTTGAATGTTTAAATGAGTCTTGGAAAGTTGGATTGATAAATTTGGGATCTGCCAACCGTGGCGACTTAAAGTTTCTCAGGCCTTACGTTTTCACGGATTTACAGCAGATCCCAAATCTATCTTAGACATGCAAATATAGCATATATAAGGATAGATTATGGGTTTTCATACTGTCCTGCGAAAAACGGCCTGAGATAATCGCCGCAAGACTCTTAAAAAAATATTAGTTTATAAAATCAAATCATTGTTAGATAGTTTTAGTTCAGTATACTATATATATATGTCGATCGACTAAAAAAGGAACGACTTTTATTTAAAACTGTTAATTCAAATATAATAAAATAAATGATGCATGCATCATTATTCAAGTGTTTTTTTTTCTTTAGTTGCAAAATGGAAAAAATCTTAACAGATGTTGAGCAATATGTGGTTGATTTTGTACTAAAAACTAGAAAACAAAAGGGATTAAGTCAAAAGAATATAGCCTACATTTTGGAAGTTAATCCCTCCTTTATTAATGACGTTGAAAATCCCACGAACAGAGCTAAATATAATTTAAATCACATTAACACTCTGTCTGACCACTGGGGCATCTCTCCACGAGAGTTTTTACCAAGAAAAGCTTTCCCAGTTTTAAAAAATGAATTATCTGACAGTTAGAGTTTCCTTCAAATGAGTTGATACATTCATGTTGAAAGGATAACAAATGATCAATTTGATTCATGATAGTAACTAGCATTAATTATTTCCATTTTTATCGGGAGCTCAGATAGTGTTAGGTAACGTTAAGCTGACGTGTAGGATTATCATACATCGTATTTAGTAAATAGCAGACTTCAATCACTTAATATTTATTTATATGAGAAAAAATGATGAAGTCATTAGACGTCTATTTAAACTACTATGCGGTTACAAACAGCAATCTCCAGCTCTACGAGAGTATTTGTCAGATGTTATGCAAGCTGGAATGAAGATTAGACGGACAGTGCTGGTAGAACACCAAAGTGTGATGAGTAATTCAATTTTTGTATCCGATGGCTATATCGCTATTTATGGATTTGATGCATTTGGGCATCGGCAGGTCCTTAGTATTATTGGAAAGGATAGTATTATTGCAAGTAAAAGCTTTATGGAACAGTCCTGCTCTGAATTTGAATATGTTGCTTTGCCTGGTGCATATCTGGCAACAATTAGTTTCCCGCATTTGACATATATTTTTGAACATTTTGAAGGTACAGAGGAACTAGCCCGGATGATCATTGCTAATAATGCTGAAAGAGAGCAAAAACGGCTTCATTCACTCAGACATGATGCAGAAACTGTGATTTTAGAGTTCTATAATGTTTATCCAGAGTTCTTGAAAAGCAATATGATGTTTGATTCGGATCTTGCTTCATATTTGCTAATTAGCGAAAAAACGCTTCGTAATGTTCGTATGAAACTCTTTAAGGAAGGTAAACTAACACATAATAAAAGGTCATTATGAAAATATTGTTGTCATGTCCTTTTTAGGACTTGATGTTTTGAAAAGGTTAATGATCTTGCATTTATTAAAAAAAATTAACGACATGGAGAAATTTAGAATACAAATTCAGCAGTTATTATATAGCGGTCAGTGTGGGATAAATTATCAAATATCCGGCATGGTTTTTTACATTTCTGTTTATCATCTTCAAATTTTTGTAGATAAAACCGAGTTAAATATTATAGCTGGGGTTAATTTTTAAATGTGCAAAATGCATTTTCAGAACAAACTATTCCAATTATAGAACTGGATGAAATCTAAGGCCTGCGGTAACGTGGGTATTACTTTCTATTTATGGGGCACTAGTCCCTTTCTTTTAGATCATGTATTTGCCTCACGTTGCTCAAGGCAACTAATGCTCTTATAACCGTTCCAATTCTAATATACCTGTTAATCCTTATCAACTGCTTTGAACTACGAGGTTTTGATCCTTGTAAAGTTCTCATTACCTATTCATGAATAATTTTAACCTCTTTAACCTCATTCTAATGTTTTACACTTTTTGCTCTGAATTGTATAATGAAATGGAAACTGCCCTTGATCAGGCCAGGAGTAACATTCAAAAAGAAAATGAGAAATATGCAGGAACTCTGAGCTGCATTCATCATTATGTACAGCGATTGGAAGCTTTTGTGTTGGAGTTTGGCTTTGAAAGTCCAACACAAGAAGTTGAATTTTTTAAGTGTATTTATCCCCGTTTCTATTGCTGGTTTAGCTATTACACTGAACTTTTCTCGATTGACAAATTACTCCCAGCAAATGCAACAGATTTGATGCTTCGTGATTATTATCTGGCGGAATACAACTATCAACACCGTTTTTTCAATCAGAATCGCATTTTGTATGACTATTATTTAGAAGGCCATTCTGACAGAGACGATAATTATTTTTTAAGGGCGAATTATCAGCCTCTTTTGCCTTTGATGGTTCAGTTTCCAGTTAATCTGCGTTTTTTAACCAATGCAAGTTATGCCTTTTCCAGATTTATGGCCTTTGAGCGTTTGCAGGAATACGTTGGGCGTAAACTCAGATTGCTTTACCGCAACCCGAATAGTACTTATGTGGAGGCTTTGCTCAAAGGCATTAAACGTAAATGGACTGGAGACAAAATCGAGTTGGTGGAGATCGCCTACGGCATTTATTACACCAGACGAATGAATGAAGGCAAAGCTGAAGTACGAGATATTGTCGAGTGGCTGGAAGATTCTTTAGGTGTGGATTTGAGTGATGCTTATCGTATGTTTGCGGATTTACAGCGGCGTAAAGCCAGCAGTTATACGAAATACCTGGAGGAAATGATAGCTGCTATCCATACGCATATCGAAGAAAAGAACCGCTTTAAAGTCATTAAACGTAATGCTAAGTAAATAAATCGTACCACATTTTTGAAAATGGGGAACATGGTGAATTTTATCTCTACAACTTTGACCTTGTTAACTAGCAAGGTCTTTGACATCATGGAACTAAGCGTTTCCGGCTTGAACCGCCGGGAATTGTAGTGCAGCTGTTTTTCGCTCAATTGTATTGTTACAAAGGGCTGAATGCAGTGATCCACAGGCAGTCCGTTTGGGCAAAGGAGGTAGATCCTTACGCAGGTAATTCCATTTTTGATATCCTTTTCCCATGATTGCGTTTTCAAGGGGATCGGTCGGAGAGAGGGGCTTTTTAGCCCCTTTCGCATTTCTACTAAGAGTAAAACCTATTCCTTATGTCGATAATTCATCACGATACTTTTTTAAAAATGGGCGGAAACCCCGATGACGCTGCTGCTGTTCGCTGGCTTCGGCCCCGTCTCATTCGGGAGCCTGATTTTGTAATAGACCGGATTTTACCCGCAGGTACAACCAGGGTGCTGACGCGCTATTTAAAGCAGCTGGGGCTGTGGCCTGGGGTCAAAGATCTGCTTAGTGAGGTACATTATCGGAGATCTGGTGAGGCCTGTTCGGGAACCTACTCTGCACTTGGATGGGAAAATGAAGCCGGTGGCTGGGTGATCCAAAATGCGAGATGGAGAGGGCTCTTGGGGCAGAAAGCTATAACAGTAATTAATGGGAGCCCGCTGAGAGTAGCAGTATTTGAATCTTATTTTGATTTTTTAAAATGGCACTTGGTGTTTAAAGCTCCAGATCATACAATCATTGTGCTGAACTCTTCTGATTACTTGGAAGCAGGCATTTTTTTGTGCCGTTATTTCAGAAAAGCGGAATTGTTTTTCAGTAATGATCGTTTCTGGAAGCGCATCCAACTCAGATATGGGGACATCATTGATCGGTCGGTCACTTCCGCTCCGCTCAATGAGGGCTATCGCCACTTTATTGATTTTCATTCCAAAACCTTTTGTAAACCTACAGCTTATGAACCACTATATAGATGCCAACGCACTTCGTGAGCAGGTGAGTTTGCCTGAGCTGCTCCGTCGGCTGGGCTATCAGCCTGTCAGTAAATCGGGTGGGGAACTGAAATACCATAGCCCATTGCGCAATGGAGACCGAACACCGTCGTTTATGGTCAGGGAAACTACCAATGAATGGTATGATTTCGGCCTTCCAGGAGGAGGCGATCTGATCACTTTTGGGAAATTGTTCTGGCCAGTACTAAGCTTTTATCAAATGCTCAATAAAATTCGGGAAGTCTGTGATCTGCCTGAACACAAATTGCAATTTGCCGAAGAAAAGAATCGCGAGCCGCGACCAAGAAAAGCTGAAAAGATACAGACTCATGAACTTTACTGCACCAAACCATTGGGCAGTAACCCGCTACTGGAAGATTACCTGAAATCCCGTAGGATTTGGGAAGCCGCTCAGGGTAAACTTTCTGAGGTCTATCTACGTTGCATACATGGTCCGCGAATCGGTAAAAAACTTTTTGGGATAGGTTGGCAGAATGAATACCTAGGCTGGGAAATAAGAACTGCACTCGATTGGAAAC
Encoded proteins:
- a CDS encoding helix-turn-helix domain-containing protein; translation: MEKILTDVEQYVVDFVLKTRKQKGLSQKNIAYILEVNPSFINDVENPTNRAKYNLNHINTLSDHWGISPREFLPRKAFPVLKNELSDS
- a CDS encoding DUF4998 domain-containing protein, which gives rise to MEKIKYLIYPFLIVVGLCVISCTKENDYKKFTKDGERAYPGRPDTIIVQAGNKRIRLRVVLGPDPAITKIKTYWNSKADSLEIPVVRTNGDTVNIITDKHLNEGTNNFEVYTYNNKGDMSVVSNVAGNMYSDNYLATVTNRSVASVQISYTQGVTITWGAVITGEQHIEINYTDAAGAAKSLIVPSKQTTTLIPNYKAGTDITYRSIYAPEPNTFDVFSVASSKVNMIKATYSATATGYLYHPSGPRALGAVKAMVPNGTNGMLIDVGDLGGSGYKALIVINPDNTLTITAAPGSAGAPFTMFTSGLPSPYVAAWVGSSLCNNTYDPVTRTYKVRYGYGAAGAYRVIEEFLVLN
- a CDS encoding DUF5000 domain-containing lipoprotein, with product MKRLINRLCIGLLVIATTQACKQSEIAPTVNDGVAPGLVTGVTVTNLSGAATLKYTLPSDPDVLYVKAVYKTKQGVERETKVSYYNNTITVVGFADTDPYEVKLYAVDKGGNVSQPTSVTVNPLTPPYKLIRDGLQVAANFGGIDVSFQNANGGDIAMVVLMNNALGEFAPINTNYTNLKQGTFVTRDLKAVETKFGVYVRDRWGNISDTLRVTLTPIFEVKLDRTLMKALTLSTNTDAALGYGGTVGGLFDGSVTGGHYHTGDGGTMPKWVTYDMGVTAKLSRMAWWMRQGYYFDLHSPRKVEIWGSNNPAQDGSFNGWTLLTTYEQIKPSGLPPGQLSTADKEAADAGETIPIPLAAPAVRYIRFKTLSNWSAGTYVQIFEIAMWGNPQ
- a CDS encoding RteC domain-containing protein; translation: MFYTFCSELYNEMETALDQARSNIQKENEKYAGTLSCIHHYVQRLEAFVLEFGFESPTQEVEFFKCIYPRFYCWFSYYTELFSIDKLLPANATDLMLRDYYLAEYNYQHRFFNQNRILYDYYLEGHSDRDDNYFLRANYQPLLPLMVQFPVNLRFLTNASYAFSRFMAFERLQEYVGRKLRLLYRNPNSTYVEALLKGIKRKWTGDKIELVEIAYGIYYTRRMNEGKAEVRDIVEWLEDSLGVDLSDAYRMFADLQRRKASSYTKYLEEMIAAIHTHIEEKNRFKVIKRNAK
- a CDS encoding toprim domain-containing protein is translated as MNHYIDANALREQVSLPELLRRLGYQPVSKSGGELKYHSPLRNGDRTPSFMVRETTNEWYDFGLPGGGDLITFGKLFWPVLSFYQMLNKIREVCDLPEHKLQFAEEKNREPRPRKAEKIQTHELYCTKPLGSNPLLEDYLKSRRIWEAAQGKLSEVYLRCIHGPRIGKKLFGIGWQNEYLGWEIRTALDWKHCLGQKGLTIFKGDPGRLILFEGMMDYLSHLTRNPGEEATVIILNSIAMIGQTIKAAADFKEVTCFFDNDDAGRKATASFITTFPMALDGSSIYQGYEDYNAMLMADPVRKMPWEEEGIFGKVMQSYRR
- a CDS encoding transposase, whose product is MKDYEAVNNAVLTHISNGQVEGQVNRIKNIKRKMYGRAGFQLLRKMVLAKSA